In Rana temporaria chromosome 3, aRanTem1.1, whole genome shotgun sequence, a single window of DNA contains:
- the LOC120931024 gene encoding proteinase-activated receptor 1-like gives MNFQNSSYAENKFFPKNDDISLRSWWLTRFVPLIHTVVFLVALPLDLMAIVMFLVKMKVKKPAVVYMLNLAIADVLFVCILPFRIVYRFMGNNWLMGEGMCRFVTASFYCNKYCSILFMTSISVDRFLSVVYPVRSLSLRTETRAWLACGVIWVISLAGTVPLLTHTLTFPLPALNITTCFDVQDSNVFEGFNFYYFITYRLVFFVLPLLIITWCYIGIICSLCLANVDRAHWRSRAVYLTAVVLFVFALSFGPTNVIFFTYCLRMFKYGDGSLNFTYILSASMSNIRCCLNPIIYYYASLQYQTYVYSLLCWRKKGRNRRRPMLS, from the coding sequence ATGAATTTTCAGAACTCATCTTATGcggaaaacaaattttttccaaaaaatgatGACATTTCTCTTAGAAGTTGGTGGCTGACCAGGTTCGTGCCATTGATCCATACTGTTGTATTCCTCGTGGCTCTTCCCCTCGATCTCATGGCGATCGTCATGTTCCTGGTCAAGATGAAGGTCAAGAAGCCAGCAGTGGTCTACATGCTGAACCTCGCCATAGCAGATGTCCTCTTCGTTTGCATCCTGCCTTTCCGTATTGTCTATCGATTCATGGGAAACAATTGGCTCATGGGGGAAGGGATGTGTCGCTTTGTCACGGCATCATTTTACTGCAACAAGTACTGCTCCATCCTGTTTATGACAAGTATCAGCGTGGACCGCTTCTTGTCGGTAGTCTATCCAGTACGGTCTCTTTCTTTGCGCACAGAAACCCGAGCCTGGCTGGCATGTGGCGTCATCTGGGTCATCTCATTGGCTGGCACCGTGCCTCTTCTTACACACACGCTTACCTTCCCCCTTCCTGCGCTAAATATCACAACTTGTTTTGACGTGCAGGACTCCAACGTTTTTGAAGGCTTTAATTTTTACTATTTCATTACTTACCGCTTAGTTTTCTTTGTCCTACCTTTGCTCATTATAACGTGGTGTTACATCGGAatcatctgcagtctctgtctgGCCAACGTTGACCGCGCCCATTGGAGATCCCGAGCCGTCTACCTGACGGCCGTTGTACTTTTTGTATTCGCCCTTTCCTTTGGCCCAACCAACGTCATCTTTTTCACTTACTGCTTGAGGATGTTCAAATACGGCGATGGCTCTCTGAACTTCACCTACATCCTTTCGGCCAGCATGAGCAACATCAGGTGTTGTCTCAATCCTATTATCTACTATTACGCATCTCTCCAATATCAGACGTATGTCTACAGTTTGCTGTGTTGGAGGAAAAAAGGCAGGAACAGACGAAGGCCAATGTTATCCTGA